GACTCCATGGAGACCAAAATCGAAAAAACGCGCAGGTATTTTGAAGACGAAGCTCCGAACATGGACCGTTTATTGCGCCTGATGGAGATTAAGTCGGGGAAATTAGTTTAAAGTTCAAAACAACTTTTAATAACGGTTATTTTTCTCTTTGATTAACCATTTTCGAGATCACTACTTGAACTCTTTAAACAGTTTGACCTCTTTTTTGAACTCTTCTAACTTGTTAACTTTTCAGAAACAATATTTCCGCCACGTTTGCCGTTATGGGATTTCTCCTATTTTTGTCGTCATGAAATGGATTTTCTTACTTCTTACCATAATAACACTTGGCAGCTGCAACTCGTATAACCGCATCTTAAAATCAGACGATTACGAAGCGAAATTCACGGAAGCGAACCGCTTGTATGATTCTGAAAAATACGAGAGATGTGTGGCTTTGTATGAGCAGGTTTACCAAAGAAGCCCGCGTTCTCCGCAGGGAGAAGTGGCTTTTTACCGTTTAGGGAAAGCATGTTTTGCCGTGGAAGACTGGTATTTGGCAAGTTATTACCTGGCTGCATTTCCATCCAAGTTCCCATATTCCCCGAAAGTGGAAGAAACAACGTTCCTGGCTGCGGTATGTGCGGTTCAGAACAGTCCGGAAGTGTCGTTGGACCAGCATGAAACGGAAGTTGCATTGAATGAGCTTCAGAACTTTGTAACGCGTTTCCCGAATTCGGAATTGCTGGATACGTGCAATGCGATCATGGACAAGTTGCGTTACAAGCTGGAAACAAAAGATATAATGACGGTGAGGTTGTATTCCAAAACGGAAAATTACCGTGCAGCAGTAGTGAGCGGAGAGCAATTCCTGGATAATTATCCGCGATCTGTTTACCGGGAAGAAGCCTGGGCAATTTTAATTCGCAATTCCTACCATTTGGCAAGTAATAGTGTGGATACAAAGATTGCGGAACGAATTGAAAAAACAAAAGAACGATTCAACGTTTTTCTTGTAGAATTCCCAAATTCAAACTATCTTCGCGAATTCGAAGGGTATATTGAGAAATTGAAAAAGATCGATGTTCCCGAATCTAACAAGTAAATAAATAGAAGAAATGAGCTTCAAAAACAACAATGCTGAGCGTTCAACTGTAACGCGTGATACAATTGATTTAGAGCAGACAACAGGTAATATCTATGAATCGATTGTAGTATTGTCCAAAAGAGCGAATCAAATCAGCTCTTCAATGAAAGAAGAATTGACTGCTAAATTGCAGGAGTTCGCTTCATCCACAGATAATTTGGAAGAGATTTTCGAAAACCGCGAGCAAATTGAAATTTCCCGCTTTTATGAAAAACTTCCGAAGCCGGTTGCTGTTGCAATTGAAGAGTTGAAGGACGGACAAATTTATACCAGAAAAAATCAAGAGTAATCTAAACTCGATATGTCTTTAGAAGGAAAAAAGATTCTGGTTGGTATTACTGGCGGAATCGCAGCGTACAAAATAGCATCCTTCGTAAGATTATTAAAGAAACAAGGGGCAGAGGTCAGATGTATGATGACTCCTGCCTCTTCTGATTTTATAACACCGCTTACGCTTTCCACCTTATCCGGATCCCCGGTAGGAATTGAATTCTACGATTCCAAAACCGGTGAATGGACCAACCACGTCGAATGGGCTTTGTGGGCAGATGTGATGATCTTCGCCCCGGTGACAGCCAATTCACTGGCAAAAATGGCTCACGGCTTTTCAGATAATTTCCTGCTGGCAACCTATTTGAGTGCCAAGTGCCCGATTTATATTGCTCCGGCAATGGACCTGGATATGTATCAGCATCAGACAACCAAAGACAACCTGGCCCGCCTGGAATCATTCGGTTATACGATCATTCCGGCTGAAAGCGGCTTTTTGGCAAGCGGACTGGAAGGGCAGGGAAGAATGGCTGAGCCGGAAGTGCTGCTTCAGTACATGCTGGATCATTTTCATGCTGACAAACGTTTTTCGGGAAAGAAATTCCTGGTTACTGCCGGGCCGACTTACGAGGCGATAGATCCTGTACGTTTTATCGGGAACCATTCTTCGGGAAAAATGGGCTTTGCCCTGGCAGAAGCAATTGCATCGAAAGGGGGAGAAGTTGTTTTAATCAGCGGCCCAAGCAGCCTGAGCACAAAACACAAAAACATCGAATTGATCCGTGTAACTTCTGCGCGCGATATGCTGCAGGCAGTACAGGATAACTGGAAACAAACCGACATGGGGATATTCGCTTCCGCGGTTGCAGATTATCGTCCGGCGGTTGCCGAAAGCCAGAAGATCAAGAAAACAGCCGATCAACTGGAAATTCTTTTGGAAAAGAACCCCGATATTTTGTCCTGGGCAGCTTCCAATAGATCAGGAGAAAACCAAAAAGTGATCGGCTTTGCCTTGGAAACCCAAAACGGCCTGGATTATGCTAAAGGAAAGCTTGAAAAAAAGAATCTGGATGCCATTGTGCTGAATGAAATGGGGGAACCGGGAGTTGGTTTCGGAACGGATACGAATTCCGTTAAATTACTCTTTAAAAACAATAAAATGTGTAGCTTTGAGTTACAATCAAAGCAAGAATTGGCTTTCTTGCTGTTGAATGAACTGATGAATAATATCTATGAATAAAATTCTAACCCTTGTCTTTTTGACGCTTATCGCAAGAGGCTATTCCCAGGAATTGAACTGTCAGGTTTCACTGATTACCAATATCAAAACCGAGGTAACTTCTGCTGAAAAAGAATTGTTTGAGCAATTGAAACAGGTTGTTACCGAATTGATGAACAATACCAAGTGGACCGATGAAAAGTTCAAAGTGGAAGAACGCATCAATTGTCAGCTGCAATTACAGATCAATACCATTAATAACGGGGAATTTACCGGGTCTATCCAGGTTCAGTCCAGCAGACCGGTTTACAACGGATCTTACAATACGACTTTATTTAATTTCCAGGACGACAACCTGGATTTTACCTATACGAGAAGCAGCCAGGTGATTTATGCCAAGAACCAGTTCAGGGATAATTTGTCTTCCGTTCTGGCATTCTATGCGTATTATATTATTGCACTGGATTTTGATTCTTTTTCCAAACAGGGCGGAACCAAGTATTTCCAGGAAGCACAGCAAATTGTGACGAATGCACAGACTTCTTCCGCAAAGGGATGGAAATCCAACGAACAGGGAAAAAAGAACCGCTATTGGCTGGTGGAAAATGCTTTGCAGCAGTTGTTCGAGCCTTTGAGAGAATGCTACTACGAATACCACCGTTTGGGAATGGATCATTTATACGACAAACCGGACGATGCGAAAAAAGCGATCTACAATGCATTGGATAAATTATCCAAAGTAGCTTCAGCACGGCCAAATACGATCAATATCATCAACTTCGCGTATTGCAAATTGAATGAGTTGAAGAATCTCTATTCTGTTGCAAAGCCGGAAGAGAAAACACAGATCGTAGCGGTATTAAAGAAAATTGACCCTGCGAATTCAACCAAATACGAAGAAATTCTGAATTAATGTTGAAATCCCTTTCCGTTCAAAATTTTGCTTTGATTGAACATGTTTCCCTTCATTTTCACGATGGACTGCATGTGATTACCGGAGAAACAGGTTCGGGAAAATCCATATTGCTTGGTGCATTGAACCTCATATTGGGAGAACGTTCCGATTTTTCTGTCATCCGCGACCCGGAAAAGAAAACCATCGTTGAAGCCGTCTTTCAGTTAAATGAAAGCTTTAAGGATTGGTTTATCCGTGAGGATATCGATTGGGAGCCGGAAACACTGATTCGCAGAGAAATTACCAGCCAGGGAAAATCACGTTCTTTCATTAACGATACACCGGTTCAATTGAACCAGTTGAAAGAATTGACCGAGCAATTGGTCTATATTCACTCGCAGCACGAAACACTGGAAATTAAAAAAACGAAGTTTCAGTTTGATTTACTGGATTCATATGCCGATAGCCTGGATCTTGCCCAGCAGGTAGGAGCAACTTACAACCAGATCCATCGGTTGAAGACAACCCGTGAACGTTTGGAATCGTCCCGATCGAGCCAGTTGCAGGAATTGGATTATATCCGCTTCCAGTTGAATGAAATTCAGCAGTTAAACCTGGACCAGGTAGATTATGCTGCTTTGGAAAACGATTTTAATAAGTTGTCGCAACTGGATGATCTGAAAGAAGCATATTCCTCGGTTATCCAGGCAATGGAACAGGAAAACGGCGCAACAGACCAGCTTAGAAGATTGAAAGTTCATATCGACAAGTGGAAAAATGCAGATGTTGATCTGAACAGTATTTCTGTCAGGCTGCAGGAAGTCATTGCGGAATTGCAGGAAATTTCCAGAGATTCGGACAGGCAGCTGAACCAGTTGGAAGGCGATCCGGAAACGTTGTTTCGCTTAACCGAATCACTGGACGAATACAACAAGATCTTAAAAAAGCATCATTTCTCGACCCAGGAAGAATTGATCGCTTATTTCAATAGCCTGGAAAGCAAACTGGAAGAATCCGATTCTTCGGATGAGCGCATTGCTGAATTAACGGCAGAAATTGATAAGAAAGAGCAGGAATTACAGCAATTGTCGGAGAAATTGTTCGGGAAACGATCCGCGGTTGTTTCAAAACTGGAAGGGTATTTACTGGAATTGCTGACGGAAATGAAAATGGAACATTCCCGCTTCCAAATCCTGCTTGAAAGATCTGAAAAGATGGACGCAAACGGCGGAATGAGTATTCAGATCCTTTTCTCGGCGAATAAAGGCCTGGAATTAAAGCCCATCGAAAAAGCTGCAAGCGGCGGGGAATTGTCCCGGGTGATGCTGGCTATCCAATTGATCATGAGTGAGAAGAAATCCCTTCCTACTTTGATTTTGGATGAGATCGATACCGGAGTTTCCGGCGAAGTTGCTTTGAGAATGGGGAAATTGCTGAAGCAGATGGGAAAACATTTGCAGGTTTTTGCCATTACACACCTTCCACAGGTCGCTGCAAAAGGAGATTACCATTTCGAAGTATCCAAGTCACACGCAAACAGTCAAACGATTTCTGAAATTCACGAGTTGAACAAAGATCAGCGTATTGAAGCGCTTGCGAAACTGATTTCCGGTGAACAGGTCACAGACCTAGCGCGTTCTTCTGCCATCGAATTGATGAACTGAAGTTAAAGAATCGATGTTAAAAGTGAGAAAAAAGAATTAGTAATGATATCCCGTTGAACTTTTAACTTTTTCAATTTTAACATCCCACTTTACCGTATCTTTACTAACAAATACACGAATTATGTTCAAGGTTCTTTTCATAACACTTTCGCTTGCTGCAACTGCTTTTCATTCTGAGGCAAAGAATTCCGATGGAACTGTTTATTCAGACGCCGGAGAAATCAGTAAAATGCGCATACAGGCTCATCGTGTAGCTTGCCAGCCGGGTGGTGCGGCCAATTGTTTTTCGGTTCAGAAAGGAGCAACCATCGGGATGGATTCCTGGGAAGTGCTTCAGCAGCCGATTGAAGGATTTGATTATGAAGAAGGATACACCTACGATGTGATCGTGAAAGTAGATGCTCAACCGGGAAAAACAGGTGCTGAAAGATTCAAATACACGCTGGTTGAAATAATTTCGAAGGTCAAAGAGGCCTGATTCTCTTTTTTCTCCTATCTTTAAAATTATGGAGAAGAAATGGGTAATAACCGGTCTGATACTGGTCATCATTGCAATCATTTTAGGAGCATTCGGTGCTCATGGATTAAAGGATTTAACTTCCGACAACGATATTCTGGCAGCTTTTGATACTGCTACGAAATACCAGTTTTTCCAGGGGCTGGGCTTTTTAATCATTCCGTTTATCACAACACGTTTTGCAATTTCTGGCAAAGCAGTTTTCTATTTGTTACTTCTGGGAACTATTTTCTTTTCAGGAAGTATTTACGGATTGACTTACTCCAAAGTGCATGCAGGCGGTTCCTTGTCCAAAGTTTTTGGCCCGGTTACACCTATTGGCGGATTGCTGATGATCGTCGGATGGACCGTATTATTAATCCAGGTAATCCGGTCGCGTAATTCATGAAATTTACTGCAACGATATTGGGTTCGGGAACATCGCAGGGAGTTCCGGTAATAGCTTGTGAGTGTCACGTATGCACTTCGCAGAAACCGGAGGATAATCGTTTGCGCTGTTCGGTTCTGCTGGAAATTGCAGGAAGGAATTATGTGATTGATGCAGGCCCGGATTTCAGGCAGCAAATGCTGAAATTCAAGGTGAAAAGCCTGGAAGCAGTTCTGTTTACACATGAACACAAAGATCACATGGCTGGGCTGGATGATGTGAGAGCCTTCAATTTTATTGAAAGCAGGGATATGGACATCTATTGCTCAAAAGCTGTTGAAATTGCATTGAGACGTGAATACCATTACGCCTTCCAGGAAGATAAATACCCGGGAATTCCCCAGTTGAATATCATCAACATTGAGAATAAACCATTTAAGCTTTCGGGAAGTATCCCGGTTATTCCGGTGGAAGTGATGCACTATTTCATGCCTGTTTTGGGGTTCCGGATAGCTGATTTCGCTTATATAACGGATGCTAAAACAGTGGAACCGGAAGAAATTGAAAAGCTGAAAGGAGTAAAAACATTGGTAGTGAATGCTTTGCGGAAAGAGCCGCATATTTCACATTTCAACCTGGAAGAAGCTTTGCGCTTTATAGACCAGGTGAAGCCGGAACGTGCTTATTTGACACATATTTCGCATCTTTTCGGAACACATGAAGAGATCGAAAGAGAATTGCCTCCAAATGTATTTGCAGCTTTTGACGGTTTGAAACTCGAATTCGATTAACCGGCATTTTTTCAGATAAGCATCCGATTTTAGTGAATTCCGCCGAATTCCAATGATAGCTGGAAATATTCCTTGTAGGCTTGAAATTAAATTCTAAATTTGTTCCCAAATCAAACAATTATGTCAAAATTATTGGAAGGAAAACGTGGAATCATTACCGGAGCATTGGACCAAAATTCAATTGCCTGGAAAGTTGCTGAAAAAGCACATGAACACGGCGCGACGTTTGTTTTAACAAATGCTCCAATTGCAATGCGAATGGGGGAGATTAATGAATTGGCTGCAAAGACGAATTCACAGATTATTCCTGCCGACGCAACAAATACAGAAGATTTGAAGAAGCTTTTCACAGAAGCTCAGGAAATTTTAGGTGGTAAGATTGATTTCGTACTTCACTCGATCGGTATGAGTGTGAATATTCGCAAGAACATTCCTTACCAGGACCTGAACTACGACTTTTTCCAAAAAGGAATTGATGTTTCTGCTTTGTCACTGCACAAAATGCTTTCCGTAGCGAAAAACATGGATGCAATCAATGAGTGGGGAAGTGTAGTAGCTCTAACATACATGGCTGCTCAGAGAACTTATCCTTTCTACACGGATATGGCTGATATCAAGGCAATGCTTGAATCAATCGCAAGAAGTTTCGGTTACCACTACGGTTTGGAGAAAAAAGTACGTATCAATACGGTTTCCCAGTCTCCGACTAAAACAACTGCCGGAACAGGTATTAAAGGATTCGGTGATTTCTACGACTATGCAGATGCGATTGCTCCGCTTGGAAATGCAAGCGCGGAAGACTGTGCAAATTACTGTATCACGTTATTCTCTGACTTAACGAGAATGGTTACGATGCAGAACTTATTCCACGACGGTGGTTATTCCACAACAGGAGTCAGTGACGCTGTTCTGGGGAAATTGGGAATCTAAATCTGATTTTTTATAAAAAACAATATGATGGGGACGTCCAGGCTTAGCCGGGACGTCCCTTTCTGTTTTATACTAATTACTACTTTCGTAACGTTTTACCAGAAAACGATTACTTCTATAAACGGACCTATTATGAAAAAGAGATGCATCTTGCTGTTTGTGATCCTCTCGTATCATACATCTGCCCAGGATTTGCCTTTGAAAGGCGGACGAGGAGGAATCCTGTCTTTTGGACAAAGAACAACCCTGAGTGCATTTAACGGAGATCACGAACGCCCGGCAGTTGGTTTGGGAGGACAAATGAGACATCAGTTATCCGACCGGGTGAACACGGAATGGTTCATGGATTACTTGCCCGTAACCAATGAATATACGCGTAGAAATGACCTGCATATTGGTTGGAGTGTTCTATTTTACCTGCTTCAAAATCCAACTCCTAAAGTTCAGCCATACATTGTTGCAGGACATTGCTTTGACCGCACCTTGCAAACAGAACTGGCAGACCGCACGAATAAAATTGAGCGCTGGAGCAGTGCAGTACAGGGTGGAGCAGGAGTTCATTTCAATCTGACGCCGCGTTTTGATGTTTCACTTTCCAGTCAATACATGATCCATTTGGGAACAGATATCCATTCGCAAGTGGAAGAAGACGGAAGTGTTCATTTTGAAAAGCACAAGGGAGGTTCGCTCGAAGGATATTTACTGACCTCGTTGACGTTAAACTATAAATTGGCAGACTTATGGAAATCAAAAAGGAAATAGGCATCTTGTTTTTGGGTTTTCTCACCGGAACCAATTTTACGGATGCACAGATTCTTGCCGAAGGCCAGCGCGCCGGATTGCTGCAAACGACCGGGAGTATTTATCCTTCTCAGCAACTGAATACAAAAGGATTGAATTTATACGTCGGCGGATACCTGAATTATCACTTTGATGATAAATACAGTTTCAGAGGAGACATTTACCAGTTCATCGGTGCTCAGTCGAAACCGGGTTATGTCAACGATCATGTACAGGTTCAGGCAGGATTCATGCGTTACTTTCCTGTAAAGCGATTAGACCCGTTTGTAGGATTGCAGGTCGGTTTTTCAGCTATCCAGACCAATGAACGAAGCGAACGCATTTACAACTCGGCTTTTGCCGTAAAAGCAGGATTAAATTATCACGTTTATAAATTCTTCTATTTCTTTCTGGAATGTCAATACATTCACCAAACAGATCCGTGGCATGCACGACCGCTTGATCAGTTCATGGGAACCGGAGGATTGGGCTTTCAATTGCCTTGTAAAAACGTAAGACAATAGCTCAAATGGTTCAAATGAATTGTTTAAACTTTTTGATTCCGATAGCTATCGGAACTTTTTGAACTCTTTTGAACTCTTTTGAACTCTTTTTAACTTGATTAAGTTATCCTCCCCAGTCGCAATTGGATTCCGGATCTGCACAATTAAACTGTAAGGCCGGTTCTTCTTGGTCTCTTTCAATGCTTTGTTTGAGCAATAAAATCCGGTTCGCTTCCGGGTACGACAAGATTTTTGTTTTCAGGATGCGGTTTATTTCTGCCAGTACAATCGGTTTCGGGTACATGTAAATCCGGTGTTCCATATCGTTGATTACGCGTTCGCGAAGTAAAAGCAGGTCTTTTTTGAACAAATCGCTTTTTTGAATCACCTGGAAGGAACCACTCAGGAATTTGTAATTGTTGGTGTCTCCCAACAAGGAGCCGCCACCGTAATCCCAGGTGCGTTCAAAGAAGTTCAACCAGCCCGGTTCATGTCTTCCCTGATCTCCTTCCGCTAGAATCTTCAAGGCCATGAAATCATCATCGGCTTCTCCTTTCGTGTATTTTGCGAGCTTTTGAAGGGCCAGGAAGTTGTAATCCAAAACGAATTCGGTACACTCAGCTTCACAGGAAGAACGGAATGCAAAGGATTTATTGATGAAACTCAAAGCCTCCATGCCGTTATAACCGTCGGGGAATTTCTTCGAAACCGCTTTTTCAATATCTCCGAATACTTTTTTTCCTGCGTGGTAAACACGTGCAAAATCTTTGTCTGTATGAACATAAGAAAGCGAATCAAGATAGGCCACCATGGAATTTACCGTCTTTTCAGGAAGGATTTTATTCAGCTTTTTAACCTGGTCGGGAGTGAGGTTGCGAACAACGGGATTCCGTTTGGGAACGGTGTCTGTTGCTGTTTCTTCCGGTTTATTGGTGGTTTCCTGATCGGTTTTTGCCTGGTCAGCAGTTTCTTTTTCCGGACTGTCGGAACAGGAAGCAATCAGCAAGCAGATTGAAAAGCAGAATAAGAGTTGTTTCATAGCGTAAAGTAATAAATCGCAATCTAAATTACATTATTTTTAAGTTTGAAATCATAAATAAATCCTTCATTCGTTAGAATAGCAATGAAACGTTTGACGAAGCTCTTTAAATCTATATTTCCGGCACTTTTGTGCCTGTTTTTTGTATTGCCTTCACATGCGTCCCATACAGCTCCAAAAACTCCGGATTACATCATTATCGATTCCTGGGTTAGCGGTTTTATAGCCGGATTGGTCAAGAACAAGGAGAAAAGATGGAAAGCTGCCTGGAAACGGGCGAACCTGAGTGCAAGAAACGATGCGCGTATCTGGGGAGGGTTATTTGTTTCGGATACCAATTCCACCTCCGGAAAGCGCTTTTTGGAAGTAGGTTCCCGGTTTACTTACCAGGGGCCACAAACGGGCATCGGATTTTTTATGGCACATTTCTACAATACGGTGTTGTGTAAAGTCAATACGGTCTCTTATCCGAATGGAAGTACCTTGTTGAACATGAACGTGGCATGGACAGGTATTTGTTTCGGGAATTACATCCTGGCTAAAAAGAACAGTGCTCCCAATCCCGATAACCGCATTTTCCAGCATGAGTACGGACATTATCTTCAAAGTCGACGCATGGGATTTGCTTACCTGGTGCGCGTGGGGCTTCCGGCAATCATGAGTACCGGTGTGCACGATGAACACCCGGTAGAAGTGGATTGCAATCGCGAAGGATTTTTGTATTTCAACAGGATCAACCCGAATTTTCAAAACGATGCGGGATATGCGGACAGAAAAGGATGGGATTTTTTATACAACCCTTTTCCGGATACCATCGGTATTAAAACGACGGTCGGGAGAAATACTTTTCGCTACATCGATTACCGGGATTCAATTGGCAGGGCACAGGTGGAATCACTGAAAGTCAAGGCTAAGTGGTTTGATTATGCAGGATGGATTGCTTTTCCTGTCCCGGCTATCATCGGAGTTTGCAATGCAGTTAAATACAACCGGGAACAAGGCGAAGGATCCGGCTCAGGACCTTTGATCATTATTGAAGGGCCCGAAGAAAAGAAAGTAAACTGATCAGATCTTTCCGGTGAGGTCGTAAGCCACGTAGCCGAACATTTCCTTCAATAATCCGTGCCAGTCATTCATGGTGCTTACATCCGGTATTATCAGCTCGTCAAAGGTATAGGAACGCTTCGGACCGGTGTACAAATCCGTTGAATAGGTGTCACATTTCACTCCGGCTTTCACGAAACAAGCTCTTGCACGGCGCATGTGCTTCCCGGAAGTTACCAATAGCACGGATGTTGAATTCGGGAACAAACGGTCAAGTATTTTCTTCGATTCAACAGCATTTTCATACGTGTTTTTGGATTTGGTTTCCGTAATAATTACATGTTCCGGAATTCCCCATTTAACAAGAGTTTCTTTCAATTGTGAGGCTTCATGAAGCCCCTTATCGATGATGTAACCGTGATCGCCGGTAATCAGGATGCGATCAATTTTTCCGGACTTGTACAATGAAATGGTTTGCCAGATCCGGTCGATTCCCCTTCTTGCGCTCAACACCTTCAGATCGTTGTTGTATTCAGCCATCCCGGTCAATACAACTGCAACGTCGTAATGTTTGATTTCGGAAGGTGGCGTACCGAAAACTTCCCATTGCCGGCAGAATTCCTTAAAAACAAAGGTGTTGCTGAAAAACAGGGCAATAAAGATTGCTGCATATTTTCCTCTTTTAGCCCGGATGCTCTTTTTGGAGAAGAATGCAAAATAAAGGGCGATCAGCAACCAGGTAAAAGGGCTGATGGTAAAAAGCAATATTTTCGAGAGAATAAAAAACATCTTTTGACGATCAAAAGTAAAAAAAAAGCCCCGACATTTATCGTCGGGGCTTTCCTAAAAAAGTGAATTTATTATCTTACAAGGTGAACAAAAGTTTGTCCTTCGACTACTTTCTCGCCTTTTACACTTGAGATTTTGTAAGTAACGAAATATACTCCGTCAGCCGGAACAACTCCGTCAATTTTTCCATCCCATTTCGGATTCATACCTGATCCCTGGAATACGGTATTTCCCCAACGGTTTACAACACTGAATTCAATGTTTGAATAGTTGGTAACTACGAATTCAAAGAAATCATTGTCTCCGTCACCATTCGGTGTAAAGATGTTCGGAATGTCGAATACAGGCTCAGGGAACAAACAAGATCCGTCGTTTTGAACTGCTGTAGGATCATAGTTGATTGCCAACGGGTCTGTACATCCACATGTTTGTGCGGAAACTGTCACATAAGCTGTATCAGAACAGTTTGCATCGTCATAAGCAACCAACATAATTACTGCATTACCGGAATAAGTGTGGTTTTGAGTATTTGCGTTGTTTACGTTGATAACCGTTCCGTCACCAAAATCCCACAGGTAATGTGTTGAATTCTGACTATTGTTTTCAAATGCAACGTTGAATGGTGTACAACCAGCCAACGGATCTGCATCGATAATGGCTACAGGAGCATTTTTAATGCTGATCTGAACGCTGTCCATATCCGAACAAACATCATCCGTTACCATGAAGTAGTACCATCCCGGAGAACGGTTTGTCCAAACAGTTGAGTTGATGAATGAAGGATTCGTTGCTCCCGGTCCATGCCAGTTGTACATAGGCTGGTTGTTTACAGCAGTAAGTCCTGAAACATAAGCTACAACAGCTCCGTCAGTCAAACATGAACTGGCATCATAAGCAACCAGTGAATCGATATTCAGGATTTTATTGACCACGAGGGTGACGCTATCCTGCCTGTTGAATCCACAACCGTCTGTAATGGTAACGTGATAAGTAATCGAATCATGTTCAGCACCACCTGTAGGTAAAGCCTGCGGATTGCTGGTACTTGAAAGATCTGTCCAGTTAACAGAATATGGAGGAATTGATCCTGAAATGTTTGTTACCTGAACGGAAGGATTTGTTGTAGGACAGTAAGAATAAGCGTAATCCTGCAAGTTGTATGTTAAGTTATCATCATACGAGTGAATAGTCACCGGTGAAGATGTACACTGTAACACGCCGGATGAATCGTATACTGCAATTGTGAATGTTGAATCCGTACCTGCAGGTCCTGCAATGATATCATTGGAATCTCCTGTTAAACCGTTGCTCCAAAGCAATGTAAGGGCTGCAGAACAGTTTCCTCCCATCGCGTTAATAACGATGTTATCCAATCCCCAGTTGTCATACCCGTTTCCGGATGTGTTTTGCTGGTACCATCTGAAAGCTGTGTTGGTAGTA
The window above is part of the Fluviicola sp. genome. Proteins encoded here:
- a CDS encoding YdcF family protein, which encodes MFFILSKILLFTISPFTWLLIALYFAFFSKKSIRAKRGKYAAIFIALFFSNTFVFKEFCRQWEVFGTPPSEIKHYDVAVVLTGMAEYNNDLKVLSARRGIDRIWQTISLYKSGKIDRILITGDHGYIIDKGLHEASQLKETLVKWGIPEHVIITETKSKNTYENAVESKKILDRLFPNSTSVLLVTSGKHMRRARACFVKAGVKCDTYSTDLYTGPKRSYTFDELIIPDVSTMNDWHGLLKEMFGYVAYDLTGKI
- a CDS encoding SDR family oxidoreductase, giving the protein MSKLLEGKRGIITGALDQNSIAWKVAEKAHEHGATFVLTNAPIAMRMGEINELAAKTNSQIIPADATNTEDLKKLFTEAQEILGGKIDFVLHSIGMSVNIRKNIPYQDLNYDFFQKGIDVSALSLHKMLSVAKNMDAINEWGSVVALTYMAAQRTYPFYTDMADIKAMLESIARSFGYHYGLEKKVRINTVSQSPTKTTAGTGIKGFGDFYDYADAIAPLGNASAEDCANYCITLFSDLTRMVTMQNLFHDGGYSTTGVSDAVLGKLGI
- a CDS encoding gliding motility-associated C-terminal domain-containing protein; the protein is MKKLLLFFGVLATSSQLFGQCYVSVSPLDTTVCPGTPVTVDVLASILNSNQSFDFNTSSIPSGWSTVGGLGFTPSCAPASPDGTPFYWASTSSSGVTPGITTAGFDIHCPGGYVNFEMIYANTISSPCEQLDQWNEGVALQYSTDGGATWITMAYWTWDGTVLTSIPTTMTPYATGTTSMSVWGAYTVPIPAAANTTNTAFRWYQQNTSGNGYDNWGLDNIVINAMGGNCSAALTLLWSNGLTGDSNDIIAGPAGTDSTFTIAVYDSSGVLQCTSSPVTIHSYDDNLTYNLQDYAYSYCPTTNPSVQVTNISGSIPPYSVNWTDLSSTSNPQALPTGGAEHDSITYHVTITDGCGFNRQDSVTLVVNKILNIDSLVAYDASSCLTDGAVVAYVSGLTAVNNQPMYNWHGPGATNPSFINSTVWTNRSPGWYYFMVTDDVCSDMDSVQISIKNAPVAIIDADPLAGCTPFNVAFENNSQNSTHYLWDFGDGTVINVNNANTQNHTYSGNAVIMLVAYDDANCSDTAYVTVSAQTCGCTDPLAINYDPTAVQNDGSCLFPEPVFDIPNIFTPNGDGDNDFFEFVVTNYSNIEFSVVNRWGNTVFQGSGMNPKWDGKIDGVVPADGVYFVTYKISSVKGEKVVEGQTFVHLVR